The DNA region TTTAGTAGGCAAGTTCAATCTTTAGTAAAAATGAATTTAGTAAAAAAAACTCCGCACGAACAAGATCGAAGAGTAACTATTCTTTCTCTTACGAAAGAAGGAAAGTACGTAGCTAATATAATTGATCAAAAAATGAATCAGTATTTGAATGAAGTGTTTGGGTATATGAGTGATTTTGAAAAAATGATAGTTTTGCACTCCATTAAGCTTCTAAATTCATGTATGAAAAAGTCAAAGGCATGTTGTCATCCAATGCGCTAATATGCTCTTTATAATTGCAATTTACAAGTAAAAGAGGGACTTACATGTTATTAGAGGTATTTCAAAATTTTTTATCGCTTGCCATTGAACTTACCGTTCTGTTCCTTGCCATCTCATTTCTCATTAGTTTCCTTCAAGGACTGATTCCATACGAAAATATAAAGAAGTACTTATCTGGCGAAAACACAACAATCGGTGTTATAGCCGCTCTTGTATTTGCCTTCATCACCCCTTTTTGCTCTTGCTCAACTGTCCCTATAGTCGTAAATTTGTTAAACAATAAGGTCCGTTTTGGGATCGTCATGGTATTTTTATTTTCCTCTCCTGTTTTGGACCCAACGATTATTACGCTTATGAGTGCTTTACTAGGAATAAAAGTAGCAGTTTCTTATACCATCATCACATCCATTTTATCTGTGATCATCGGGCTTACTCTTGAGAAATTGGGGTATGAGAGTGCAGTCAAAAAGGTAATTGTGACAGGTTACAAAGAAATGCAAACAAAATTTAGTTTTAAAAACGCACTAAAAGAAACACTTAATTTAATGAAATCAGTTTATCCGTACTTACTGATTGGTGCTGGTATCGGTTCTTTCATCCAAGGATATGTCCCAACCGAATGGATTTCCTCCTTCTTTGGAGGAGAACAGTGGTGGCTTGTACCTATAGCAGCACTGATAGGTATCCCACTATATATACGACTTTCAACGATGATTCCCATATCACAGATTCTAATTACCAAAGGAATGGCAATCGCGCCAGTAATGGCACTAATGATTAGTTCCGCCGGAGCAAGCTTACCAGAAATCACACTGCTTTATTCTATTTTCCAAAGAAGACTTATTATTGCGTTTGTTGTATCCGTCATAGTCATGGCAACTCTTTCTGGATTCCTGTTCTACATTATTTAAGGAGGTGATATTAATTATGTCACTAATAAAAAAATTGTTAGGAAAAAAGGAAAGCACCTGCTGCGAAGTAAAAATCGAGGAAGTGCAGCAACAAAACAATCAATGTTGCAATGTAAAAATCGAGGAAGTGCAGCAACAAAACAATCAATGCTGCAGTTCTGAATAATACCTACATTGGGCCTTTCCTTGCTTTCACAGCGAGGAAAGGTTTTTAACTTTCAATAAGGCTGGTGAGATGAATGAGTTCACTATGGTTAATCCGAGAAGCAACTGTACAAGATCTTTTACGTATTTTAGATATTTACAACCAAGGGATTGCGGATCGGATTGCCACATTGGAGGAGCATCCTAAAACCTGGGAAGAGATGTACAAATGGTTCCACCAACGATCTCCTCGATACACTGTTCTGGTGGCAGAGCTCAAAGGTGAAGTCCAAGGATGGGCTTCACTCAATCCGTACTCTCATCGGTGTGCTTATGCAAGTGTAGCGGAAATTTCCGTGTATGTCGATCGTTCTTGGCGAGGAAAAGGAGTCGGTTCCCGGCTTTTACGGGCATTGGAGGAAGAGGCGAAGGAAAACGGCTTTCACAAGATGATTCTGTTTACTTTTCCCTTTAATATTCTTGGACAAGGTTTGTATCGAAAATTAGGCTTTCGGGAAGTAGGGGTTTTTCGGAACCAAGGAAAACTGGATGACCGATTCGTCGATGTGATGGCGATGGAAAAGTGTTTGTTAGAGTAGATAGATTAAACCGCACCAGTTAAAGGTGCGGTTTCCCTATTTAGATTTTCTGACCTAATTGATGTTTCGCTCAAACTGTACACCTGAAAGTTTGAAGGGGCATTCAACAGATCCGTTCAGTCACCCAACTCGTTTGAACGCGGAATTGATCGCTGGTTGGAGAGGTACACACCACAATGAGAGGTTGTATGATCGGTTTTAGTACTTCTTTGTTTCTTCGGCAAACCGAAGAATCCGTTCTTCGATCTGATCCCTGACCCGTCGGAATATTTCCCACACTTTTTCTTCCGTTCCCTGGGCTTTTGCTGGATCCTCAAATTGCCAATGATCACGGTGAACGTGAGGAGGTGTCATCGGACATTTATCTTTTGCATCCTCACAGAGTGTGATAACGTAGTCCGCTTTATTTAGCAATTCGGGGTCGATGGTATCAGATGTCTGATTGGAGATATCAATACCTTTTTCAGCCATTACTTTGACTGCTCTTGGATTTAGTCCATGTGCTTCAATTCCTGCACTGTACACTTCGAATCGATCACCTAAGTATTTCTTTCCAAATCCTTCAGCCATCTGACTGCGGCAAGAGTTACCAGTACATAAAAAATATATGATCCTTTTTGTCATGGGTGAGAACCTCCTGATTGATTTAGAACTGGTGGAATCAGCTTTTCGATGACTGCCCTATGACAAAAAATTCTGTAAAATCCTTCGCATATCAAATAGAGTGCGAAGGAAAAAACTTATTTACAACAATTTAGTTTATCAAGATTCTTAAAATGTAATATGCAATCGCACCCAAAAGCCCGGCACCTGGCAATGTTACCAACCACGAAAGAACCATATCGCGTACCACGATCCAATTAATTGCCTGTCTGCCTTTCCGGACACCTGCTCCAATAATTGCAGAAGTGGAAACATGAGTAGTGGAAACGGGGAGGCCCATTTGACTGGAAGATAAAACCAATGCAGTCGTAGTCAGGACAGCTGACACACTACTGTAATTATCTAATTGAGTTACTTTGTTCGATAGAAGTCTAGTGACCGACAAACCTTTAACCAAGCTGCCAATTCCCATTGCTACAGTCACTAGCAAAAACATTGGGAGTAGTGAGTCTGTTTGTCGAACATCACTTGGAAGCATTGCCACCAAAACTGTAATAGCAACGATCTTTGGTGTATCATTTACAGCCCGGACGAAACAAATGGCTCCACTGGAAATCCAAGTTAAACCTCTACTCGCATTCTCGGGAATTTTCAATAATGAAATTGCGTACATCAGCAGCCAAGCGATACTCAATCCGAGTGCCGGACTGAGAATAAGAGGTAATACCACCTTATGAATCAAACTACTCCAAACCACACTTGAAAAGCCGTATGTAACCGTGCCAACGACGACCACTGCCCCCACGATAGCGTGAGTCGTAGAAACAGGCAAGGAAAATCGCGTTGCAAAAGCAACCCACAGCGCTGCACCGGCTGCCATAGCCAAAGCCATCACGATAGTAATTTTATAATTAGCTCCT from Staphylospora marina includes:
- a CDS encoding MarR family winged helix-turn-helix transcriptional regulator, whose product is MENIRELFQILTRRFGFLNKNCCSVRDYEISLVQSHILYEIDRQLNPSMQQIADTLGIDITTFSRQVQSLVKMNLVKKTPHEQDRRVTILSLTKEGKYVANIIDQKMNQYLNEVFGYMSDFEKMIVLHSIKLLNSCMKKSKACCHPMR
- a CDS encoding permease; the protein is MLLEVFQNFLSLAIELTVLFLAISFLISFLQGLIPYENIKKYLSGENTTIGVIAALVFAFITPFCSCSTVPIVVNLLNNKVRFGIVMVFLFSSPVLDPTIITLMSALLGIKVAVSYTIITSILSVIIGLTLEKLGYESAVKKVIVTGYKEMQTKFSFKNALKETLNLMKSVYPYLLIGAGIGSFIQGYVPTEWISSFFGGEQWWLVPIAALIGIPLYIRLSTMIPISQILITKGMAIAPVMALMISSAGASLPEITLLYSIFQRRLIIAFVVSVIVMATLSGFLFYII
- a CDS encoding arsinothricin resistance N-acetyltransferase ArsN1 family A, coding for MSSLWLIREATVQDLLRILDIYNQGIADRIATLEEHPKTWEEMYKWFHQRSPRYTVLVAELKGEVQGWASLNPYSHRCAYASVAEISVYVDRSWRGKGVGSRLLRALEEEAKENGFHKMILFTFPFNILGQGLYRKLGFREVGVFRNQGKLDDRFVDVMAMEKCLLE
- the arsC gene encoding arsenate reductase (thioredoxin) produces the protein MTKRIIYFLCTGNSCRSQMAEGFGKKYLGDRFEVYSAGIEAHGLNPRAVKVMAEKGIDISNQTSDTIDPELLNKADYVITLCEDAKDKCPMTPPHVHRDHWQFEDPAKAQGTEEKVWEIFRRVRDQIEERILRFAEETKKY
- a CDS encoding inorganic phosphate transporter produces the protein MNSPTIEKRRIALEEKYLSSITKSPLTGIVIATLTTFVFIATGLLPYQTLETVIGFIIVAWLAVENGGNDVSKGVAPLVSSGAAKEIVALVYGSLVTAVGGFLSIYLGIKLLKLFTGGIIGANYKITIVMALAMAAGAALWVAFATRFSLPVSTTHAIVGAVVVVGTVTYGFSSVVWSSLIHKVVLPLILSPALGLSIAWLLMYAISLLKIPENASRGLTWISSGAICFVRAVNDTPKIVAITVLVAMLPSDVRQTDSLLPMFLLVTVAMGIGSLVKGLSVTRLLSNKVTQLDNYSSVSAVLTTTALVLSSSQMGLPVSTTHVSTSAIIGAGVRKGRQAINWIVVRDMVLSWLVTLPGAGLLGAIAYYILRILIN